The following DNA comes from Desulfobacterales bacterium.
GGATTTTTTCTGGAGGCCCACCCGAAACTTCAGCCGGTGGATGCCGCTACCCAGGGCGTGTTCTACTGTGGATGTTCGGAAAGCCCCAAGGATATCAAAGACAGTGTTACCCAGGCATCGGCGGCCGCTGCCCGGGCCATCCGGCTGATGCACAAGGGAGAGATTACCACAGAGGCCATCACCTGCAAAGTAATTGCCGAACATTGTAAATCCTGCGGAATTTGCGCGGAAGTATGCCCTTACAACGCCATAACGGTAGATGTAAAGAAAAAAACCCCGGCCGTAATCAATACGGCCGCCTGTGCGGGCTGCGGTACCTGTGGAGCGGAATGTCCGTTCGGCGCAATCGAAATGAATCATTTTACCGATGAGCAGATTACCAGCCAGATCGATGCCATGCTGGAGGAGAATGCCGAAGAAAAAGTTCTGGCGTTTGCCTGCAACTGGTGCTCCTATGCAGGGGCTGACTATGCCGGTGTCTCCCGGCTTCAGTACCCGACAAGCGCGCGTCTCATCCGGACCATGTGCTCGGGCCGGGTGGATGAAAAATTCATCTGGCACGGATTCAGGCATGGGGCACCGGTAATTCTGGTCAGCGGCTGTCACATTGGCGACTGCCACTACATCGATGCCAATCACTGGACCGAAAAACGAATTAAAAAAATTCACAAAAATATGGAAAAACTCGGTATCCGACCTGAACGGCTGCAGTTGAAGTGGATCAGTGCGGCTGAAGGGGTCCGATTTGCTGAGGTTATGAAAAACGTAGAAAAAATCCGTCAGGGCGTTACTCCCGAAGAGATCGCAGAAACCGTTCGGATATTAAAAAAGCAAAAAAGATAGACTGCATTTGCGACAAGCTTTATCCCCCTTTCGCATCAAACCGTAGTCTATTTTCTGCCGGATTAAAGGAGCGGAGAAACACGTTTGTTTCGTCCGCTCCTTTATGAAGGTATGTTTATGCCGTTGACTCTCCCTCAGGCTGCCACCCGAACCTGTTCGTTTCCTTCCTTTCGACTCAGCCCTCGGTCATCTGATATGACTACAGGTTGCAATATTTTTCAGAAGATTCTTGTTCAGTCCCATTCACAATGGTATTAGATTTACTTCAACAGGCTGTTAAGTCGTATCGTGAGCTTCAGGTTAACCCGGTGAGTTGAATCTGCGGAAGGATACATGAAGGAATTTAATACCAGAGTTTTCAGCACACTCTCATTTTCCATTTTCACCTCAGTTACCGGAGTCGGTATTGTCGTACCGCTACTGCCGGTTTACGCCCATGATCTGGGAGCCAGCGGAATCTACATCGCGTTAATATTCAGCGCATTTTCACTGTCAAGAACCCTGCTTATCCCCTATTTTGGAAAAATTTCAGATCAAAAAGGCCGCAAACCCTTTATTGTCTGCGGTCTTTTGGCGTATGCCCTGATATCTCTGGCCTACATTTTCTCGACAAATGTCGAGTCCCTGATTGCGATCCGGTTTATTCAAGGGATCGCATCCGCAATGATAATGCCCGTGGTGCAGGCCTATGTGGGCGATATCACACCCGAAGGCCACGAAGGCATCACCATGGGCCTGTTTAATATCTCGCTGTTTGTCGGAATGAGCATCGGCCCACTGATTGGCGGATATATCAATGAGCTTTTCAGCCTTCAGGGTGCCTTTATCTCCATGGGCGTTCTGTCGATTATCGGATGTTTATTGAGTTTATTCTTCCTGCCGCCTACAGATACCGAACAGATGGCCACCAATAAAAAAGAACCGGTTTCCTGGACGCAGCTGCTGACCGACCGGCATATGAAAGGTCTTTTTCTGTTCCGGTTCGGCTATGCCTCCGGAATCGGAATCATATGGGGATTTTTACCCGTATTTGCGGATACCGAATTTTCACTGTCGAGTTCCTCGATCGGCATCCTCGTCATCCTTGCCGTATTGATCAGCGGGTTGCTGCACGCACCCATGGGCTTTCTGGCCGACCGAATCAATAAACGGGCAATGGTCATAGCAGGCGGCGCCATTACCGTCTTCGCGTTGTTTTCATATAAGTTTGCCCATGGATTCGGGGATCTGGTACTGGCAAATCTGTGCTATGGATTCGGTGGCGGGATCTCCATGCCGGCGCTGACGGCAATGGCCACAATCAAGGGCAACAGGGCGGGTGCCATGGGAAGTATCATGGGCCTGATCATGATGGCCCACAGCCTGGGGATGCTCGTCGGATCGCTGCTGGGCGGGATCATTATGGACATGCTGAACCTCCGGTGCGCGTTCGTATCCGGCGCAGTCATTATCGGTCTCAATACGGTGATCTTTATGTTCTGTACCCATCCGATCCGGGAACCGGAAGCAGCGCCCCCTTCATAATACACGGGAAAAAACGATAGCAGCCGCTCACCCCCTGACCATGGACATTCAATACACCGGCCGTTTCACCAGTGCTCTCAATGGATTCGAAAAGCCGTTTCCAATATGCTGTCCCATCGAAAACGGCTGATGATTGACGTATTTTACTTCTTCAACCGTAAACACCGCCTGCGGATTAAAAATTTTAATCAGATTGATGATATCATTGTAGTCTTTTCGCCGGATAATCGTATAAAAGATATCCACCGGTCCGTAAATACCGCTGCCCCGGACCAGGGTAACACCGTAACCGGATGACTTTAGAGCCCCCATCAGCTCATCGGCGTTTTTCTTTGTAAATACCCTTAGCATCAGGGTGCCTACCGACAATTTGTTTTCAACGAAAATCCCGATATAATTACCCATCGAATACCCGGTCGCATAGGCAATATAATTGATCACGTTATTTAAATTCTGCATAATCTGGCCGATGGCAAACAACCAGATCACAACTTCAAAAAATCCGATAACCGCTGCAAGAGATTTTATCCCCTTGGAAATATACACAATGCGCAACGTTCCCAGGGTCACGTCGCAGATGCGCGACAGACAGATTAAAAAGGGGACCATGAGATAAGTAACCATGGAACCGTCCGTTAACATATCAACGTTCATTACAGGTGGAACCTCCTTTTTTCACATCCTTTCAAAAGGATAACACTATTTCTTATTCGTATTGTTCACCCTGCCGATCCCTTCGAACATCCGGGTGGAGCGGGCACAGAAAACAGGTAAAAAAAACAGGACCTTTGGAAAACGCGATACGCTGATTTTCCAAAGGTCCTGTTTCTTTGCAAAAGCGGTGTAAATCTGAGCTTACTGATCTTTTCCGGTCAGGTGAGGGGGCCGAATCAATCCCAGAAATCCTCATAATCATCCGGCAAAAGGTCCATATTCTCATTGCCCATGAAGGTGTCAAAGATGTCTTGAACATAATCATCCAGATCATATTCAGTGCTTTCGTCATACTCGTCTTCGTCACCCTGATAAACTGAATCATCATTTCTCATGATCATTCTCCTTAACGCATTTTCGGGGGTGCCTCCCGGAGCTGTCTGACAGATGGCATCAACTGAGATATTGCCCCCGCTTTTTCCCCAATACTGAGAGGCTATTCATCGTATTTTTTTCTGAAAAACTTCTTTTTGTCACAATGCTTATGGGATGTTCCTGAGCCGCACGATCTGGATTTATTTTTCCGGCATGCCGGGCAGCGTCTGGGCTCATCAAATCCTTTGGCATAAAATTCATTCTGCTCTTCCAGGCTGAATACAAACGGATTATTACATTGAATACAAATTAGAACTTTTTCTTCCATTGCTGATGTCTCTGTTTACATATTTTATTAGATTATACGACCCTCGGTTTCTACAAAATCGCTTTGATGCCGGCCAAACCGTTTGCTGCCGTTCCCATGGAGGATCCACCCGATCGGTCAGCCATACAGAAAGACCTCTGGAAAATTAAATTACACCGTCTTGCTTGTCTTTTTGTCTGTCTTCCGCGTTGTATCAAAGCGTACTCGCTTTGATTCGCCTTTAAAACGAACAAAAATTCTGCTCATATGCGCAATTAATTTTTATCGAGGCCCTATCAGACGGATATAGTCGTCGTTTCTGATTCGCTGTTTGATGCGGACTATAAAGCGACAAAGCACACTTTTGGTTCAAGTTAAGCAATTAAAGTGCCAGCCTTACAATCTGCAGGAATAGCAGGGGCATGAGCGGATTCAATGAGGTTAAAAACAGAATAATCAGTTCCTGTTGATGGAAGAATAAACGAAAATATCCGCCCAGAAAGGGGCTGAGGAGAATAAAAATTCGGTAAGTGTTCGGTTCCATTATCTGAAGCTGGTTCGGTTCAGATCAGAACCGGTTATTCCTTATTTCGGACCGAATAGAAGAACAAAAAGTTCCGATTTTTGCCGCCCCTGCCACCATAAGATTGAATCAGCGCCCTGCGGGCAGGCTGAGGC
Coding sequences within:
- a CDS encoding MFS transporter, whose product is MKEFNTRVFSTLSFSIFTSVTGVGIVVPLLPVYAHDLGASGIYIALIFSAFSLSRTLLIPYFGKISDQKGRKPFIVCGLLAYALISLAYIFSTNVESLIAIRFIQGIASAMIMPVVQAYVGDITPEGHEGITMGLFNISLFVGMSIGPLIGGYINELFSLQGAFISMGVLSIIGCLLSLFFLPPTDTEQMATNKKEPVSWTQLLTDRHMKGLFLFRFGYASGIGIIWGFLPVFADTEFSLSSSSIGILVILAVLISGLLHAPMGFLADRINKRAMVIAGGAITVFALFSYKFAHGFGDLVLANLCYGFGGGISMPALTAMATIKGNRAGAMGSIMGLIMMAHSLGMLVGSLLGGIIMDMLNLRCAFVSGAVIIGLNTVIFMFCTHPIREPEAAPPS
- a CDS encoding zinc-ribbon domain containing protein, with product MEEKVLICIQCNNPFVFSLEEQNEFYAKGFDEPRRCPACRKNKSRSCGSGTSHKHCDKKKFFRKKYDE
- a CDS encoding DUF2179 domain-containing protein; this translates as MNVDMLTDGSMVTYLMVPFLICLSRICDVTLGTLRIVYISKGIKSLAAVIGFFEVVIWLFAIGQIMQNLNNVINYIAYATGYSMGNYIGIFVENKLSVGTLMLRVFTKKNADELMGALKSSGYGVTLVRGSGIYGPVDIFYTIIRRKDYNDIINLIKIFNPQAVFTVEEVKYVNHQPFSMGQHIGNGFSNPLRALVKRPVY